From the genome of Vicia villosa cultivar HV-30 ecotype Madison, WI linkage group LG2, Vvil1.0, whole genome shotgun sequence, one region includes:
- the LOC131647421 gene encoding BAG family molecular chaperone regulator 2-like, with translation MMRLKSKRFCRSLSKLGNIGNKVVAPSPIEIEKECSEIKWELRPGGMLVQNRESNKSDEEMITIRVSTMSKWHDISIEATSTFGDLKLALSLVTSLEPREQRLIYRGKERDDNEFLHMIGVRDKDKVLLLEDPAIKEMKLFGLTRRESIDNPCCAISV, from the exons ATGATGAGGTTGAAATCAAAGAGGTTTTGTAGAAGCCTATCAAAGCTTGGAAATATTGGAAACAAAGTAGTAGCACCATCTCCAATTGAAATTGAAAAGGAGTGTAGTGAAATCAAATGGGAACTTAGACCTGGTGGCATGCTTGTACAAAATAGAGAGAGCAATAAAAGTGATGAAGAAATGATCACAATTAGAGTTTCAACAATGTCAAAGTGGCATGACATTTCCATTGAAGCCACTTCAACTTTTG GTGATTTGAAGTTGGCTTTGTCATTGGTAACAAGTTTGGAGCCAAGAGAACAAAGGCTTATCTACAGAGGTAAAGAGAGAGATGACAATGAATTTCTTCACATGATTGGTGTTAGGGACAAAGATAaagttcttcttcttgaagatccgGCTATTAAGGAAATGAAGCTATTTGGTTTGACAAGAAGAGAATCAATTGACAATCCTTGTTGTGCAATTAGTGTGTAA